From Pelmatolapia mariae isolate MD_Pm_ZW linkage group LG22, Pm_UMD_F_2, whole genome shotgun sequence, a single genomic window includes:
- the zgc:63863 gene encoding TBC1 domain family member 20 yields the protein MKRLKRKKQNVGVVVNGNGSFTREPGCGRKQKLAEIHQALISDPVDIETLRRAAVSKGGLLTDELRRKVWPKLLNINVYDLPHKPGRDVREDHKDYNQVVLDVRRSMKRFPKGMPATERAVLQEQLIDIILEVLKRNTQLHYYQGYHDVAVTLLLVVGERMAIALLDTLSNYHLRDFMDPTMDSTKHILNYLMPILEQVDLELHDFMIRAEVGTIFALSWLITWYGHVLSEFKHTLRLYDFFLASHPLMPIYLAATIVLHREKEVKQTECDMAMVHHLLSCIPQDLPYELLIGQAQDLFEKYPPSLLAKRAALQSRKSRSISTFQAFQLSTLHQRPDSVLQRLTKAQGSTTSRHGLEAALPGDRGQLWRRGNRMVKMAVWGLSATLGAAVFAVAQTAMDWGPEALLQLF from the exons ATGAAAAGACTCAAGAGGAAGAAACAGAACGTCGGAGTTGTGGTGAATGGGAATGGATCTTTCACAAGAG AGCCAGGTTGTGGGAGGAAGCAGAAGCTGGCTGAGATCCATCAGGCTTTGATCAG TGATCCAGTGGACATTGAGACCTTGAGGAGAGCGGCAGTCAGTAAAGGAGGACTGCTCACTGATGAGCTAAGGAGAAAAGTATGGCCCAAACTACTGAACATAAACGTCTATGATCTACCACATAAACCTG GTCGAGATGTGAGGGAGGACCACAAAGACTACAACCAAGTAGTCCTTGATGTCAGGAGGTCGATGAAGCGTTTTCCGAaag GTATGCCAGCCACAGAGAGAGCAGTGCTTCAGGAGCAGCTCATCGACATCATACTGGAGGTTTTGAAGCGTAACACTCAGCTGCACTACTACCAAGGCTACCATGATGTGGCCGTCACTCTGCTGCTGGTAGTTGGGGAACGAATGGCCATCGCCTTGTTGGACACACTGTCTAATTATCACCTCAG GGACTTCATGGATCCTACCATGGACAGcaccaaacacattttaaactaTCTGATGCCTATTTTGGAGCAGGTTGATTTGGAACTGCATGACTTCATGATCAG agCGGAGGTTGGAACCATCTTTGCGCTTTCCTGGCTCATCACATGGTACGGCCATGTTCTCTCAGAGTTCAAGCATACCCTGAGACTGTACGACTTCTTCCTGGCCTCACATCCCCTGATGCCCATCTACCTCGCTGCTACG ATTGTGTTGCACAGAGAAAAGGAGGTGAAGCAGACAGAGTGTGACATGGCCATGGTCCACCACCTCCTCTCTTGTATCCCCCAGGATCTCCCATACGAGCTTCTGATTGGCCAGGCACAGGACCTGTTCGAGAAGTACCCTCCATCATTACTGGCCAAGCGGGCAGCACTGCAGTCTCGCAAGAG CCGGTCCATCAGCACCTTCCAGGCATTTCAGCTCTCCACCCTCCACCAGAGGCCGGACTCTGTTCTCCAGCGTCTCACAAAGGCCCAGGGCTCCACCACCTCCAGACACG GCCTGGAAGCTGCGTTGCCCGGGGACCGAGGCCAGCTGTGGAGGAGGGGAAACAGGATGGTGAAGATGGCTGTGTGGGGGCTGTCCGCGACACTCGGGGCAGCCGTGTTCGCTGTGGCTCAGACCGCCATGGACTGGGGACCTGAGGCATTACTTCAACTGTTCTGA